A single genomic interval of Streptomyces sp. NBC_00663 harbors:
- the galT gene encoding galactose-1-phosphate uridylyltransferase → MKKTSTRLADGRELIYYDLRDDTVRDAVDRRPLERTVTTSEVRRDPLLGDSVAIASHRQGRTYHPPANECPLCPSEGDRLSEIPDSSYDAVVFENRFPSLAGDSGRCEVVCFTSDHNASFADLTEEQARLVLEAWTDRTSELSHLPSVEQVFCFENRGAEIGVTLGHPHGQIYAYPFTTPRTALMLRQVAQHKEATGGENLFDSVLETELAGERVVLESEHWVAFVPYAAHWPYEVHLYPRRRVPDLLGLDEDARSEFPQVYLELLRRFDRIFGEGEPLTPYIAAWHQAPFGALEEFEGVSRDDFALHLELFTIRRTPGKLKFLAGSESGMNVFINDIRPEAAAERLREVASS, encoded by the coding sequence GTGAAGAAGACCTCGACCCGGCTGGCCGACGGTCGCGAGCTCATCTACTACGACCTGCGTGACGACACCGTGCGGGACGCGGTCGACCGCCGTCCGCTGGAGCGGACCGTCACCACCTCCGAGGTCCGCCGCGACCCGCTCCTCGGCGACTCGGTGGCCATCGCCTCGCACCGGCAGGGCCGCACCTACCACCCGCCGGCGAACGAGTGCCCGCTGTGCCCCTCCGAGGGCGACCGGCTGAGCGAGATCCCGGACTCGTCGTACGACGCCGTCGTCTTCGAGAATCGTTTCCCCTCCCTGGCCGGCGACTCGGGCCGCTGCGAGGTCGTCTGCTTCACCTCCGACCACAACGCGTCCTTCGCCGACCTCACCGAGGAGCAGGCACGCCTGGTCCTGGAGGCGTGGACGGACCGGACGTCGGAGCTGTCGCATCTGCCCTCCGTGGAACAGGTGTTCTGCTTCGAGAACCGCGGCGCCGAGATCGGGGTGACCCTCGGACATCCGCACGGGCAGATCTACGCGTACCCGTTCACCACGCCTCGCACCGCCCTGATGCTGCGCCAGGTGGCTCAGCACAAGGAGGCCACCGGCGGCGAGAACCTCTTCGACAGCGTGCTGGAGACCGAACTCGCCGGTGAGCGGGTCGTCCTGGAGAGTGAACACTGGGTCGCGTTCGTGCCGTACGCCGCGCACTGGCCCTACGAGGTCCACCTGTACCCGAGGCGCCGGGTGCCGGACCTGCTGGGCCTGGACGAGGACGCGCGCTCAGAATTCCCCCAGGTTTATCTGGAACTCTTGAGGCGCTTCGACCGGATCTTCGGCGAAGGTGAGCCCCTCACGCCGTACATCGCGGCCTGGCACCAGGCCCCGTTCGGCGCGCTGGAGGAGTTCGAGGGCGTCAGCCGTGACGATTTCGCGCTCCACCTCGAGCTTTTCACCATCCGCCGCACGCCCGGCAAGCTGAAGTTTCTCGCGGGTTCCGAGTCCGGCATGAACGTGTTCATCAACGACATCCGGCCGGAGGCCGCGGCCGAGCGACTGCGAGAGGTAGCGAGTTCATGA